ATAAACTGGCATCGATTTTAAACGACCACGAGATTGGAAAAGGCGAAGGTTTTATATTAGGAGCAAAAATTGTGCGCGGCGCTTACATGGAAAAAGAGCGTAAGCGTGCCCTGGAAATGGGTTACAACTCGCCAATTCAGCCCGATAAAAAATCAACAGACCTGGATTATGATTCGGCATTGGATTATTGTACCAGCCATATCAACGAAATAGCTTTTATAGCCGGTACGCACAACGAGGAAAGTTGCCGCCTGCTGGCCGAGCTTTTGGACAACAAAGGTATCGATCATAAACACCCGCACGTTTATTTTTCGCAGTTGCTGGGCATGAGCGATAACCTAAGCTTTAACCTGGCCGATGCGCAATATAATGTGGCCAAATACGTGCCCTATGGGCCAATAAAAGCAGTGCTGCCATACCTGTTCCGTCGCGCACAGGAAAACACCGCCATTGCGGGCCAAATGAGCCGAGAATTGAGTTTGATAGTTAAAGAACGGGCGCGAAGAAACAAGAACTGAGAGTCAAGAATTAAGACAGAAAAATATGGGCCGCTAAAATTTAGCGGCTTTTTTTATGGCGTTATTTTTGGAGAGCGCTGTTCGATAGCGTTTGATTGTTGTAAGGGGAGGGGACTGACCTGTGATTCACAAATATGATGGTGAATTACCGCTAATAAAAAGACGTGATTTGCAGGAAAACGATAAAAAATTTTGCATTTTTATATCAGGCATTATCATATGCCACCCTAAATTATGAAAAATGCATTTGTAACAGGTTTAATCCTGGGTATCCTTAGTGGTACCTGGTTGTTCATCATGCGGTCATTTGGGTATAACAGTACCGGGAACCACGTAAGCCCGGTTGAGTATTTATCATTACTAATACCCTTTTGCGGTGTTTATTTTGGGGTGAAACGTTACCGTGAGGATGATAAGCAAGGCGAGATTGGTTTTTTTGACGCCTTATTTCAAAGCTTTAGGATTTTGCTTATAGGTGGACTGTTTGCCTGCCTGGCAGGCATTGTTTACATTAACTATTTTGATATGGCAAGCAATCTTTTCGCTTTTTCGGGCAGGTTATTCGGCGGGCTGGTTATTGGTATTTTAATTTGTTTAGGGGTGTCTGCAGCATTGATGAATAAATCGAGCAAACTGAACTGACAGGAGCGTGGTCGTATTGATGACTTATAGGTCATAAACCATCATCGATAGCTGCGAATGATACAAATTAAAAGAATATTTAACGTCAAATATGCGCTAATGAAGAAGTTAACATTTTGCCTGAAATTTAATTGAAAAAAAGTTTTGCAACTTGATTAAAAATCCTACTTTTGCCAACCCAATCGGGAACGGGATGTAGCGTAGCCCGGTATCGCGCCACATTTGGGATGTGGAGGCCGCAGGTTCGAATCCTGCCATCCCGACAAAAGCGATACCAAATCTGATTAAAACCCTCTGAATAAAATTCAGAGGGTTTTTTGTTTCAAAATCCCTCGCAAGGCAAAAAAACGCCTTTTTAATTAGGTATGGCTTGCGCCTTGGATTGTTTGCTATTAAGATATATTGAAAAGCGGGATTATTGTAATCAACAATCCCGCTTTTGTCACTCGCAAGTGATGGTACTTTTACTCGGTTTTTTTCACCGTAGTGGTAGTAGTAGTTTTTGTTGCCGCCACCGGTGTTTTTTTGTAAACGCGATGATATACATGTACAGGCTTTTTTGAAGCAGTTGCCTTATGTGCAACAACATGAGTAGTTGAACTGGCTGTAACAACCGGTTTTATTTCTGTTGTAGTTGTGGTAACTTCGGTTGTTTTTGGTGTTGGATCCGGAGCAACTACTGGAGCTGGCACCTCCGTTTTAACTGTATCATGCACTATAACCACGGATGGCGGCGGCGGAGCCGGCGTTTGTTTTGCCGGCTCAGGTAAATGACCCGTTACAGCGCCGGCGGCGGCGCCGCTTATTGCGCCGGATGTGCCGCTGCCCTCCATCTTTATTTTCGTTACAGTACGACCGTGGGCGCCTTTTTTAACTTTCTTTTTTATTTCCACTTTATTATTTGTGGTGTCCTGGGTTTGAGCCGCGGCAGTTTGAATGCACCATGCCATGCTGGTTACAAACAATATTAAACAAATCTTTTTCATAAAAAATGTATTGGTTAGATGATGTTATTGTAACATGCTTATTACAATTTTGTTTGTTAGCTTTTTAATTATTATAAACCGATATTGAATTGACGGCAAGCGGGCCCGGTATTAACTTGTATGTTCAATCTTTAGATTGGGCGATTGACAATTTTCATATCATTACAACTGATTTTTTCAGAAGTTTTGATTAATTGAATTATAATATTACCTTTGCAACCCCAACGGGAACGGGATGTAGCGTAGCCCGGTATCGCGCCACATTTGGGATGTGGAGGCCGCAGGTTCGAATCCTGCCATCCCGACAAATGCGATACCAATCAAGTCGAAAGCCCCTTAGATCATATGATTTAAGGGGCTTTTCTTTTATTTCAACACCAGCAGGCTTATCGGGTAGTTGATATTACCCGTCACCAAGCCCTCTTTAATCCTGAAATTACAAGCCGGCTAAGAAGATTATATCGGTTTACAAGCTTACAGCAACTGCGTATTTGTTAAGCGTGCTCAATAGCATGCTTCAAAGCCGCGTTGTGCCTGTACCGGAATACAAATGGGAAAATAATAGCTATCACTAAAGCATAACCTGCAAAGCTAAGCCAGATACCATGCCAGTCTTTACTTTGGTCGGCATGTGTGAAGAATTTATCAATCACGATGCCACTTATACGGCTGCCAAAAAAAGCGCCAAAACCGTTTACCATCATCATAAATAAGCCCTGCGCACTTCCGCGTATTTCTGGCGCTGCCTG
The genomic region above belongs to Mucilaginibacter sp. KACC 22773 and contains:
- a CDS encoding DUF4199 domain-containing protein, whose translation is MKNAFVTGLILGILSGTWLFIMRSFGYNSTGNHVSPVEYLSLLIPFCGVYFGVKRYREDDKQGEIGFFDALFQSFRILLIGGLFACLAGIVYINYFDMASNLFAFSGRLFGGLVIGILICLGVSAALMNKSSKLN